One Clostridia bacterium DNA window includes the following coding sequences:
- a CDS encoding Lrp/AsnC family transcriptional regulator encodes MPMEFDSCDKDIIKILQSDPLITNIDLSKKIGLSPSACLSRTKRLRELGVIKQYAVILDEKRVGLEVMAFTYVNLSPHNRNTSNAFLKKVKETPQILECYNITGSWDYLLKIISPDIASCRDFLIDTLLTFPGVNKIETSMVLSTDKQSFDLPMDHI; translated from the coding sequence ATGCCTATGGAATTTGATAGCTGTGATAAGGACATAATAAAAATCCTGCAGAGTGATCCCTTAATAACCAACATAGACTTATCAAAGAAAATCGGATTATCCCCTTCCGCATGCCTAAGCCGTACAAAACGTCTTCGTGAATTGGGTGTGATAAAACAATATGCCGTTATTCTTGATGAGAAAAGAGTTGGATTGGAAGTTATGGCATTCACTTATGTGAATTTGTCTCCGCATAATAGAAATACCTCAAATGCTTTTCTTAAGAAGGTTAAGGAGACACCGCAGATTTTGGAGTGTTACAACATTACAGGTTCCTGGGATTACCTGCTAAAAATAATATCACCGGATATTGCCTCCTGCCGTGATTTCCTTATCGATACTCTCCTGACATTCCCGGGTGTCAACAAAATTGAGACAAGCATGGTCTTAAGTACTGACAAGCAGAGTTTTGATCTGCCTATGGATCATATATGA
- a CDS encoding response regulator, with product MDGNILILDYSEFEREKIKFLLKLIGSFNIIEIPSINQYYTLMDSIDDISLIIMDLAFPDEAQGFEILGLLRKSCKDIPVIIATRSEKLEYRDQAAKIGVYDYIIKPYNSSRMENSIRSVIKVENRFYYDTKGIDEIIMSFDYYIEKQFHMADAIKQPLSIIFISSLEEGTGSSSNDSSFPERKERACSTAVNTVRPMLSATDTMVLNKNGDILVVLPLTDLAYAKLCKEKVVENITADLEKVGERYADYFRTIQVTYPDEGKDFQTLMKCAFSKIADKELYSKAAIITQGTRSYANKLYSKYSRWF from the coding sequence ATGGATGGCAATATACTGATCCTGGATTATTCTGAGTTTGAGAGGGAAAAAATAAAGTTTCTGTTAAAGCTTATAGGCAGCTTTAATATCATTGAAATACCTTCTATAAATCAATACTATACACTGATGGATAGTATTGACGACATATCCCTGATTATAATGGATTTAGCATTTCCCGACGAAGCACAGGGTTTTGAAATCCTTGGTTTGCTGAGAAAGTCATGTAAAGATATTCCTGTAATCATAGCTACCAGGTCCGAAAAGCTTGAATACAGGGATCAAGCCGCAAAAATAGGTGTTTATGACTATATTATAAAGCCATATAATTCAAGCCGCATGGAAAATTCTATACGCAGCGTGATAAAGGTAGAAAACAGATTTTATTATGACACTAAAGGGATTGATGAGATAATAATGTCCTTTGACTACTACATAGAAAAGCAATTCCATATGGCTGACGCGATAAAACAGCCTCTCTCAATAATTTTTATTAGTTCCCTTGAAGAAGGGACTGGCAGCTCCTCCAATGATAGTTCATTTCCTGAAAGAAAAGAGAGGGCCTGCTCGACTGCTGTAAACACTGTAAGGCCCATGCTCAGTGCTACAGATACAATGGTACTGAACAAAAATGGTGATATATTGGTAGTATTGCCTTTGACAGACTTGGCATATGCGAAGCTGTGTAAGGAGAAGGTAGTTGAGAATATCACTGCGGATTTGGAAAAGGTAGGGGAGAGGTATGCAGATTATTTCCGAACCATCCAGGTGACGTACCCTGATGAGGGTAAGGATTTTCAAACACTAATGAAATGCGCTTTTAGCAAAATTGCAGATAAGGAATTGTACAGCAAAGCCGCTATTATAACTCAGGGAACAAGGAGTTATGCAAACAAACTATACAGCAAATATTCAAGATGGTTTTAA
- a CDS encoding ABC transporter ATP-binding protein — MNAIEIANLTKTFKNRIAVHSLNLSIAKGEFFALLGQNGAGKTTTIKMLCCLLTPTSGDAVLLGDSITKHPAAVKQKLNVSPQETAVAPKLSVRENLELIAEIYGSSKHQARVKADDMITRFGLSDRAKDKAKTLSGGMQRRLSIAMALISDPEIIFLDEPTLGLDVRARRELWNVLKELKGKITIVLTTHYLEEAEALSDRIGIMHGGKLQALGTVEELKAKTGSNTLEDAFLMLTEKEVS, encoded by the coding sequence ATGAACGCAATTGAAATTGCAAACTTAACAAAGACTTTTAAAAATCGGATTGCTGTACATTCGCTTAATTTATCTATAGCAAAGGGCGAATTTTTTGCGCTGCTCGGGCAAAATGGTGCCGGAAAAACAACAACAATAAAGATGCTGTGCTGCCTGCTTACCCCAACAAGCGGTGATGCTGTGCTTTTGGGTGATAGCATTACTAAGCATCCTGCGGCAGTAAAACAGAAGTTGAATGTTTCGCCACAGGAAACAGCAGTTGCACCAAAACTTTCCGTCAGGGAAAATCTTGAACTGATAGCTGAAATTTACGGAAGCAGCAAGCATCAAGCCCGTGTAAAAGCAGACGATATGATAACAAGATTTGGTCTGTCAGATCGGGCAAAAGACAAGGCAAAAACCTTGTCTGGAGGGATGCAGCGCCGGTTGAGCATTGCAATGGCTCTCATATCCGATCCCGAGATTATTTTCCTTGATGAACCTACTCTTGGACTTGATGTACGTGCAAGGCGGGAGCTTTGGAATGTATTGAAAGAACTTAAAGGGAAAATAACCATCGTGTTGACTACTCACTATCTTGAAGAAGCAGAAGCCCTTTCGGACAGAATCGGCATAATGCACGGCGGGAAGCTGCAAGCCCTCGGTACGGTTGAAGAGTTAAAAGCGAAAACTGGCAGTAATACTCTTGAAGATGCATTTCTTATGCTTACAGAAAAGGAGGTATCCTGA
- a CDS encoding RNA polymerase sigma factor codes for MNSFEKQLVDKLKNMDNEGFTLLFEHYYKKIYNLAFRMCGNKEDAEDIMQKTFVQAYTNISGFNGESSIYTWLYAITKNLCLRLLEKRKKSSFSSLDELLKVAQSIENPDSFTIFEKQYYISQVKEGCLLGLLRCLSFYQRIAFILNVLLEIKVKDVAVIISKTEPATRLLVHRAKQNIRSFLCKNCSLYDTRNPCHCENLIEFSLKQGWIKKMPDKSFISGSDKVIPAIESEINSLKKIALLYRSLEDKQYSDTMLQSIQKELHKHTYKIFYDKKVK; via the coding sequence TTGAATTCTTTTGAAAAGCAGCTGGTTGATAAACTTAAAAACATGGATAATGAAGGCTTTACTTTATTATTTGAACATTATTATAAAAAGATATACAACCTTGCTTTCAGAATGTGTGGAAATAAGGAAGATGCAGAAGATATAATGCAAAAAACTTTTGTCCAGGCGTATACAAATATAAGTGGGTTTAATGGAGAAAGCAGTATCTACACCTGGCTGTATGCAATAACAAAAAACCTTTGTCTCCGGCTGCTTGAGAAAAGAAAAAAAAGCTCATTTTCTTCTTTGGATGAACTTCTCAAGGTAGCACAATCTATAGAAAATCCAGATAGTTTCACAATTTTTGAAAAGCAATATTACATCAGTCAGGTCAAGGAGGGCTGCCTCCTTGGCTTGTTGAGATGCTTGTCATTTTACCAGAGAATAGCTTTTATACTAAATGTATTGCTGGAAATAAAGGTTAAGGATGTTGCGGTAATTATCAGCAAAACAGAACCGGCAACAAGATTGCTGGTTCACCGCGCAAAGCAGAATATAAGGAGTTTCCTGTGCAAAAACTGTTCTCTTTATGACACCCGTAATCCATGTCATTGTGAAAACCTTATAGAGTTTTCACTAAAACAGGGCTGGATTAAGAAAATGCCTGATAAAAGTTTTATATCCGGGTCAGATAAAGTTATTCCGGCAATAGAGAGTGAAATCAATAGTCTGAAGAAAATAGCCCTACTTTACAGAAGCCTGGAAGATAAACAATATTCAGATACTATGCTGCAATCAATTCAGAAAGAGCTCCACAAACATACTTATAAAATTTTTTATGATAAAAAAGTGAAATAA
- a CDS encoding EFR1 family ferrodoxin (N-terminal region resembles flavodoxins. C-terminal ferrodoxin region binds two 4Fe-4S clusters.): protein MSKTEIYYFSGTGNSLLVAKELQKRLPEAKLIPIVSLLKQDTIKVNGETAGFIFPLHGMTIPIPVRIFLKKLDLNSASYVFSLVTRAGTKCLALNSVNKILKRKGKCLDSGFTLTMLSNDPKFEDYDVPNSESISRMESEIRNKLDFVSGIITNREKYLKKDSDYIDFPFIKPVNFLLERIVLLGIFWADITRTNRYYYADSKCTGCGICEKVCLSGKIEMRAGEPLWRKNIKCYLCYTCLNYCPKQAVQIKSKIYMKSYTEKNGRYPHPFASVSDISGQK from the coding sequence ATGAGCAAAACAGAAATCTATTATTTTTCAGGAACAGGCAATTCTCTGCTTGTGGCAAAAGAGCTTCAAAAAAGGCTTCCGGAAGCAAAGCTTATTCCTATCGTAAGCCTTCTAAAACAGGATACCATTAAAGTAAATGGAGAAACTGCAGGCTTTATTTTCCCTCTTCACGGTATGACTATTCCCATACCGGTAAGGATTTTCTTAAAGAAGCTTGATCTAAATTCAGCCAGCTATGTATTTTCACTCGTAACACGTGCCGGCACCAAGTGCCTTGCTCTTAATTCAGTAAACAAAATACTGAAGAGAAAAGGAAAATGCTTAGATTCAGGCTTTACACTTACAATGCTCAGCAATGACCCAAAATTTGAGGATTATGATGTTCCAAACAGTGAAAGCATATCAAGGATGGAGTCGGAAATCCGGAATAAGCTGGATTTTGTCTCCGGAATCATTACTAACAGAGAAAAGTATCTGAAGAAGGACTCGGATTATATCGATTTTCCTTTTATTAAGCCCGTTAACTTCTTATTGGAGCGCATTGTGCTTTTAGGTATCTTCTGGGCCGATATAACCCGTACAAACAGATATTACTATGCAGACTCCAAATGTACGGGCTGCGGTATTTGCGAAAAAGTCTGCCTGTCGGGAAAGATTGAAATGCGAGCTGGTGAGCCTCTTTGGCGGAAGAATATTAAATGCTACCTGTGCTATACATGTCTGAATTATTGTCCGAAGCAAGCGGTTCAGATCAAATCCAAGATATATATGAAATCCTATACTGAAAAAAACGGAAGATACCCTCATCCATTTGCATCAGTAAGTGATATATCCGGGCAAAAATGA
- a CDS encoding DJ-1/PfpI family protein: MKTRVYLYVFDTMADWEVGYLNAEVQSGRYFKKWQEPLKIVSIGNTKDTIVTMGGLRVIPDIAIEEFNIDDAAALVMP; encoded by the coding sequence GTGAAAACCAGAGTATATCTTTATGTCTTTGATACTATGGCTGACTGGGAAGTAGGCTATCTAAATGCAGAGGTTCAATCCGGAAGGTATTTTAAAAAGTGGCAGGAGCCATTGAAAATCGTAAGCATAGGTAATACAAAAGATACAATTGTTACAATGGGTGGATTGCGGGTCATACCGGATATCGCGATTGAAGAATTCAATATCGATGATGCAGCAGCTCTTGTTATGCCATGA
- a CDS encoding ABC transporter permease, with amino-acid sequence MRFLAFATRNRKEILRDPLNLVFGIGFPVILILLIALLKKSIQGMPAELFPIQSFAPGMAVFGLSFISLFLGVLIASDRSSSFLMRVFASPLSGADYIIGYSLPLLPVALFQSAVCFITAFFFGLPVNINIVLAIIVLIPVGALFISFGLIMGSLLSYKQVGGISSVIINLAQWLSGTWFDLKMIGGIFKTVCYTLPFAHAVDSVKAAIAGDYGSILPHLLWVIGYTIVLYFIAVIIFRKKMKE; translated from the coding sequence ATGCGCTTTTTAGCTTTTGCCACACGTAATCGCAAAGAGATTTTAAGAGACCCTTTAAATCTGGTTTTCGGTATCGGGTTTCCTGTTATTCTGATTTTGTTGATAGCTTTACTTAAAAAGAGCATTCAGGGAATGCCTGCCGAGTTGTTTCCAATCCAGAGCTTTGCCCCGGGAATGGCAGTCTTCGGCTTATCCTTTATTTCCCTCTTCCTTGGGGTTCTCATCGCAAGCGATAGAAGCAGCTCATTTTTAATGAGGGTATTTGCATCACCCTTGTCCGGAGCCGACTATATCATCGGTTATTCTCTTCCGCTTCTACCCGTAGCTTTATTCCAAAGTGCAGTATGCTTTATTACAGCATTTTTCTTTGGGTTGCCTGTAAACATAAATATAGTACTTGCTATCATCGTGCTTATCCCTGTTGGTGCACTTTTTATCAGCTTCGGATTAATAATGGGAAGCCTTCTTTCTTATAAGCAGGTAGGCGGCATCAGCTCGGTGATAATCAATCTTGCACAGTGGTTGAGCGGAACATGGTTTGATTTGAAAATGATAGGCGGTATTTTTAAAACAGTTTGCTATACACTCCCTTTTGCACATGCCGTAGATTCTGTGAAAGCAGCCATAGCCGGGGATTACGGTTCTATTTTGCCACATCTTTTGTGGGTGATAGGATATACGATAGTTCTGTATTTTATTGCAGTTATTATTTTCAGGAAGAAAATGAAAGAATAA
- a CDS encoding isoprenylcysteine carboxylmethyltransferase family protein: MKIISILSLSLFLVFLVSFLLKLFILYKKNGIKANVLAKGVKGKTITNVELFVKITTFVWGLLWFTLSIMTIKAENFIGLAIEMKSVRYAGITVLFIGVSIFITAMVSMKTSWRVGIDKKTESKLVTAGIYKYSRNPAFVGFDVMFLGLTLTYPSFLVLTVTVVNVLAIHMLILQEEKHLKSAFGDKYVRYKAKTPRYILFNRSVQSEKVS, encoded by the coding sequence ATGAAAATAATAAGTATTCTATCTCTATCATTATTTTTAGTTTTTTTAGTTTCATTTTTGCTGAAATTGTTCATTCTTTATAAGAAAAACGGCATAAAAGCAAATGTGCTTGCCAAAGGTGTCAAAGGTAAGACTATCACTAATGTAGAGCTTTTTGTGAAGATAACAACCTTCGTCTGGGGATTGCTTTGGTTTACACTTTCAATAATGACTATAAAAGCCGAGAATTTTATCGGCTTAGCTATAGAGATGAAATCCGTCAGATATGCCGGAATTACTGTTTTGTTCATAGGAGTTTCCATATTTATAACAGCTATGGTTTCAATGAAAACATCTTGGCGGGTAGGCATTGATAAGAAGACAGAATCAAAACTTGTTACCGCAGGAATATATAAATACAGCAGAAACCCCGCCTTTGTAGGCTTTGATGTAATGTTTTTAGGATTAACACTAACCTACCCTAGTTTTCTGGTTTTAACGGTAACAGTAGTAAATGTGTTAGCCATACACATGCTTATTCTGCAAGAAGAAAAACATTTGAAATCAGCTTTTGGTGATAAGTATGTAAGGTATAAGGCTAAGACTCCAAGGTATATCCTTTTTAATCGGAGCGTACAAAGTGAGAAGGTATCGTAA
- a CDS encoding flavodoxin family protein: MKVVAINGSQRKDGNTAILIDLVFGELRNEGIECELIQLGGTSILGCTGCMGCAKSKNRQCVNNKDIINECIEKMVEADGILLGSPTYIANLSSGMKAFMERTGLVTKVNGDLLRRKVGAAVVSARRCGAINVFNSLNEYFLVNEMIIPGSNYWNLGVGNKIGEVETDEEGIKTMKILGQNMAWLLKKLKD, from the coding sequence ATGAAAGTAGTAGCTATAAATGGAAGTCAACGCAAAGATGGCAATACGGCAATATTAATCGATTTAGTATTTGGGGAACTTAGAAATGAAGGAATTGAATGTGAGCTAATTCAGCTTGGAGGTACAAGTATTTTGGGTTGTACAGGATGTATGGGCTGTGCAAAATCAAAAAACAGACAGTGTGTGAATAATAAAGACATTATTAATGAATGTATTGAAAAAATGGTAGAAGCAGATGGAATTCTCCTAGGCTCACCGACATATATTGCAAATCTATCATCGGGAATGAAGGCATTTATGGAACGAACCGGCCTGGTTACAAAGGTGAATGGAGATTTGCTAAGAAGGAAAGTGGGTGCTGCTGTAGTATCTGCCCGCAGGTGCGGAGCAATTAATGTTTTTAACTCTTTAAATGAGTATTTCCTTGTTAATGAAATGATAATTCCGGGATCAAATTATTGGAATTTGGGGGTCGGAAATAAAATAGGTGAAGTAGAAACAGATGAAGAAGGAATAAAAACAATGAAAATACTAGGGCAAAATATGGCTTGGCTACTAAAAAAACTAAAAGATTAA
- a CDS encoding AbrB/MazE/SpoVT family DNA-binding domain-containing protein, whose amino-acid sequence MSAPKGKHIFGTVKVGEKGQIVIPKAARDIFDIKPGDTLLVFGDESQGIAIVKNNVFMDFVNDVLNAQNKSEEEE is encoded by the coding sequence GTGTCAGCACCTAAAGGAAAACATATTTTCGGAACTGTAAAAGTTGGTGAAAAAGGCCAAATCGTTATTCCTAAAGCGGCCCGGGATATATTTGATATAAAGCCCGGTGATACACTTCTTGTTTTTGGCGATGAATCACAAGGAATTGCAATCGTAAAAAATAATGTATTTATGGATTTTGTAAACGATGTTTTAAATGCACAAAACAAAAGCGAGGAGGAGGAATAA